A genomic segment from Desulfallas thermosapovorans DSM 6562 encodes:
- a CDS encoding Ppx/GppA phosphatase family protein has protein sequence MLVAAIDVGTNSTRLLVAEVSREGILRPVLTDLATTRLGQGIQGGRLLQVAMDRTLAAIVDFVVRAERAGAGKIVLAATSAVRDAANRDQFINAVRSATGRELMVLPGPEEARLSYLGVTSALGDVGGALVIDIGGGSTEFIWRRAGKTRLASINAGAVRMTEVGYDGGQINNAIGDIMQDVLLDNPGEVIGVGGTVTTLAAMAQGMRRYDPRKIHGFRLATARVDELYRLLSSLTIEERRQLPGLQPQRADIIPAGARILSTILHGLARESILVSEADILHGLIMDIAGTGGKLSQ, from the coding sequence GTGCTGGTTGCGGCAATTGATGTAGGTACCAATTCCACCAGGTTATTGGTGGCCGAGGTGTCCCGTGAGGGTATACTGCGGCCGGTTCTAACGGACCTGGCCACCACCCGCCTCGGGCAGGGTATTCAGGGGGGTCGACTGCTGCAGGTTGCTATGGATAGAACGCTGGCCGCAATTGTGGATTTTGTGGTGCGTGCAGAACGGGCCGGAGCCGGGAAAATCGTTTTGGCGGCCACCAGTGCGGTACGGGACGCCGCAAATCGTGACCAGTTTATTAACGCGGTGCGTTCCGCAACGGGGCGGGAGTTAATGGTGCTCCCGGGTCCCGAGGAAGCCCGGCTGAGCTACCTGGGCGTGACCAGCGCCCTGGGTGATGTGGGTGGGGCGCTGGTAATCGACATTGGAGGCGGTAGTACCGAATTTATCTGGCGCCGGGCCGGAAAAACCAGACTTGCCAGCATAAATGCCGGGGCTGTCCGGATGACCGAGGTTGGCTACGACGGCGGGCAAATTAACAACGCTATCGGTGACATAATGCAGGATGTCCTGTTGGACAACCCTGGTGAGGTAATCGGTGTGGGGGGAACGGTGACCACCCTGGCGGCCATGGCCCAGGGGATGCGCCGGTACGACCCGCGGAAAATCCACGGTTTTCGCCTGGCCACGGCCAGGGTCGATGAATTATATCGTTTGTTAAGCAGCTTGACCATCGAGGAACGCCGGCAATTACCCGGCCTGCAGCCCCAGCGGGCCGATATTATACCGGCCGGTGCCCGCATATTGAGTACAATTTTACACGGCCTGGCCCGGGAGAGTATACTGGTTAGCGAGGCGGACATACTGCACGGTTTAATAATGGATATTGCCGGAACAGGCGGAAAGTTGTCGCAATAA
- a CDS encoding S1 RNA-binding domain-containing protein encodes MPVQAGKIVEGKVTGITNFGAFVELPDGEVGLVHISEIAEEYVKDINDFLKVNDLVKVKVISVDPKGKIGLSIKQTVEKRRPAPRKKFEISFEEKLSRFLKDSEERQQGLRRNADAKRGGRGNRRS; translated from the coding sequence ATGCCAGTGCAAGCAGGAAAAATTGTTGAAGGGAAAGTAACAGGGATTACAAACTTTGGTGCCTTTGTTGAATTGCCGGACGGGGAAGTCGGTTTGGTGCATATTTCTGAAATAGCCGAGGAATATGTAAAAGACATTAACGATTTCCTTAAAGTAAATGACCTGGTTAAAGTTAAGGTTATTTCCGTGGACCCCAAGGGAAAAATCGGGCTATCCATCAAGCAAACGGTGGAAAAACGCCGGCCCGCACCGCGTAAAAAGTTCGAAATTTCATTCGAGGAAAAGTTAAGCCGTTTTTTAAAGGACAGTGAAGAGAGACAACAGGGCTTGCGCCGCAACGCCGATGCCAAGCGTGGAGGTCGCGGTAACCGGAGATCATAA
- a CDS encoding FtsB family cell division protein, which yields MDIGGPVEKEFNRESKRWTFKLSRSKIPVFVIVLLMLYISFSLGSRLDQLYNMQKNIEAMRAEIEELRDKNAALYEELERLQSNDYIEQVAREKLGLVKPGEARIVPVPPGTGEAQP from the coding sequence ATGGACATTGGTGGTCCCGTCGAAAAGGAATTTAACAGGGAATCCAAACGGTGGACTTTCAAGCTCTCCCGCAGCAAAATACCGGTGTTCGTTATTGTGCTCTTAATGCTGTATATATCCTTTTCCCTGGGCTCCCGGCTCGATCAGCTGTATAACATGCAGAAAAACATTGAGGCTATGCGGGCCGAGATTGAAGAGTTGCGGGACAAGAATGCCGCATTATATGAAGAGTTGGAAAGGTTGCAGTCCAATGATTATATTGAACAGGTGGCCAGGGAAAAGCTGGGGCTTGTCAAACCCGGCGAGGCCAGAATAGTACCGGTGCCGCCCGGTACAGGGGAGGCCCAGCCGTAA
- a CDS encoding transcriptional regulator encodes MIGTTTLADYLVKAGDRLPEEANRVLEALINEGNMNKEDLSLLSRVKRAVLDHVIMQLYALGLVDVSTEGKSKICSLTKLGEEYISLLAERKAG; translated from the coding sequence ATGATTGGTACTACAACGTTAGCGGATTACTTGGTTAAAGCAGGTGATCGCTTGCCCGAGGAGGCCAACCGGGTGCTGGAAGCGCTGATCAATGAGGGTAACATGAATAAGGAAGATTTGTCGCTGCTTTCCCGGGTCAAAAGGGCTGTACTGGATCATGTGATTATGCAGTTGTATGCCCTGGGATTGGTGGATGTATCCACCGAGGGAAAAAGTAAAATATGCAGCCTGACCAAGCTGGGTGAAGAGTATATCAGCTTGCTGGCGGAAAGAAAAGCCGGTTAA
- a CDS encoding stage II sporulation protein R: MHRKIGILLTALLLLASTGFCIYEQQRNKPAGLIRLHIIANSNTFYDQNLKYQVRDRIVREMAPAFSEASDIETARQVADANVENIRSIAEDEIKRRGFDYPVQVVRGDYYFPAKKYTVQEESRLASFTLPPGRYEAVRVIIGSGEGANWWCVLYPPLCFVDLQQAAPPLIMPVASAAQEESIEHDEEGMEHGEEGMEHDMEEVNKKVEEDSPKPYISYRFRIMEVFKKTLNFL, encoded by the coding sequence GTGCACAGAAAAATTGGCATCCTTTTAACCGCACTTTTACTTTTAGCAAGTACCGGGTTTTGTATTTATGAACAGCAAAGGAACAAACCTGCGGGTTTAATCAGGCTGCACATTATTGCCAACAGCAACACCTTTTACGACCAAAACCTCAAGTACCAGGTAAGGGACCGGATTGTCCGGGAAATGGCGCCCGCCTTTAGTGAGGCCTCCGATATAGAAACAGCCAGGCAGGTCGCCGACGCCAATGTGGAAAATATCCGCAGCATAGCCGAAGATGAAATAAAGCGCCGGGGATTTGATTATCCGGTGCAGGTGGTGCGGGGAGATTATTACTTCCCCGCCAAAAAGTACACCGTCCAAGAAGAAAGCCGCCTGGCATCCTTTACATTACCTCCGGGACGCTACGAGGCAGTACGGGTAATCATAGGTTCGGGGGAAGGGGCCAACTGGTGGTGTGTACTTTATCCACCGCTGTGTTTCGTGGATCTGCAGCAGGCCGCTCCGCCTCTAATCATGCCGGTGGCATCGGCTGCACAGGAAGAAAGCATTGAACATGATGAAGAAGGCATGGAACATGGTGAAGAAGGCATGGAACATGATATGGAGGAAGTGAATAAAAAGGTCGAAGAAGACAGCCCGAAACCATATATAAGTTATCGATTTCGCATTATGGAAGTATTTAAAAAGACCCTCAATTTCCTTTAA
- the yabQ gene encoding spore cortex biosynthesis protein YabQ → MAEPVTSQFMVFLCTVLTGALAGFLYDVYAGTGQVLGLKKTGTFFGDVIYWLCATVVVYALLLQYNQGEVRFYVLLGLGMGAVFYYRLSRRRMRRLVIKTIQLLIWLVKWIIVILLFPLRIIYIILTYPFKITGLVLGKAGGMAGKMLKRLVPAPVKVLYRRWRKCGLGVIGKLKRKK, encoded by the coding sequence TTGGCGGAGCCGGTAACCAGTCAGTTCATGGTATTTTTGTGCACGGTTTTGACCGGGGCGCTGGCCGGGTTTTTATATGATGTTTATGCCGGTACCGGTCAAGTTTTGGGGTTGAAAAAAACAGGCACATTTTTCGGTGACGTTATCTACTGGCTTTGCGCAACGGTAGTGGTTTATGCCTTGTTATTGCAATACAACCAGGGTGAGGTTCGGTTTTATGTGCTCCTGGGCTTGGGCATGGGTGCGGTCTTTTATTACCGGCTCAGCCGGCGCCGGATGAGAAGGTTGGTGATAAAAACTATTCAGTTGTTGATTTGGCTGGTTAAGTGGATAATAGTAATATTGTTGTTCCCCCTACGTATTATTTATATCATCTTAACCTACCCCTTTAAAATAACCGGCCTGGTACTGGGCAAGGCCGGTGGTATGGCCGGTAAAATGTTGAAGCGCCTGGTACCTGCCCCGGTCAAGGTATTATACCGCCGCTGGAGAAAATGTGGCCTTGGCGTCATCGGTAAACTAAAACGAAAGAAATAG
- the yabP gene encoding sporulation protein YabP gives MEFKQDFNNRIVLTDRKHLLVDGVEHVGNFNEKEISLVTNMGMLVLRGEGLHITQLNLESGNLAVEGRINTMEFTEHKGTGGFRGKGMLNRIFK, from the coding sequence ATGGAGTTTAAACAGGACTTCAATAACCGGATAGTCCTCACCGACCGCAAACATTTACTGGTGGACGGGGTGGAGCATGTAGGCAATTTTAACGAAAAGGAAATCAGCCTGGTCACCAACATGGGGATGCTTGTACTGCGGGGTGAAGGGCTGCATATCACCCAGTTAAATTTAGAAAGCGGTAATTTGGCGGTGGAAGGAAGAATTAACACTATGGAGTTCACGGAACATAAAGGCACCGGTGGTTTCAGGGGCAAGGGCATGCTGAACAGGATTTTCAAGTAA
- a CDS encoding SpoIID/LytB domain-containing protein: MILRLIKIALVALVIAGLIWGCARAPQRKPDEPVPGAPKEEPTISLYIKERDIKKNIKLEEYLAGVVAAEMEPTWPENALAAQAILARTFTMENIQAGRVRKLHGTDASTDIEEFQAYDPSRINDKVLRAVASTRGQVITYRGDYVKGWFSACDGGISATAEEGLAYTKEPTPYIKAGARDGCLEVTVPENRHWSVTIPLEQVRAAVREISGQDPGNINTVEIVERGPSGRATRIQVGSATVGGPDLRLALGSDKVRSTLISSARIEGYNLVLEGKGFGHGVGLCQWGANKMASEGKSPQEIIKFYYQDVDIQKLWD; the protein is encoded by the coding sequence ATGATATTGCGCCTAATTAAAATAGCGCTGGTGGCCCTAGTTATAGCAGGGCTGATATGGGGCTGCGCCAGAGCACCGCAGCGTAAACCGGATGAGCCGGTCCCGGGTGCTCCTAAAGAGGAGCCTACCATTAGTCTTTACATTAAAGAGCGGGACATCAAGAAGAATATTAAACTTGAAGAATACCTGGCCGGAGTCGTGGCGGCTGAAATGGAGCCCACCTGGCCGGAAAATGCCCTGGCCGCCCAGGCGATATTGGCCCGCACCTTCACCATGGAAAATATTCAGGCCGGGCGGGTAAGAAAACTGCATGGTACGGACGCGTCCACCGACATAGAGGAGTTCCAGGCTTATGATCCTTCACGAATAAACGATAAAGTACTCCGGGCCGTAGCTTCCACCAGGGGTCAGGTAATTACCTATCGCGGCGATTATGTGAAAGGATGGTTCTCGGCATGTGACGGAGGGATTTCCGCCACGGCGGAAGAGGGGCTGGCCTATACAAAGGAGCCCACACCGTATATTAAAGCCGGAGCGCGGGATGGCTGCCTTGAGGTTACTGTGCCGGAAAATCGCCATTGGAGTGTGACCATACCCCTGGAGCAAGTGCGGGCGGCAGTAAGGGAAATCAGTGGTCAGGATCCGGGTAATATTAATACCGTGGAAATTGTGGAAAGGGGGCCTTCGGGACGAGCCACCAGAATACAGGTTGGTTCTGCCACGGTGGGCGGCCCGGATTTGAGACTGGCTTTGGGCAGTGACAAAGTACGGTCAACATTAATCTCCAGTGCCCGGATAGAAGGATATAATTTAGTACTGGAAGGTAAGGGATTCGGGCACGGAGTTGGGTTGTGCCAGTGGGGGGCGAATAAAATGGCTTCGGAAGGAAAGAGCCCCCAGGAGATTATTAAATTTTATTACCAGGATGTCGACATACAAAAGCTATGGGATTAA
- a CDS encoding RNA-binding S4 domain-containing protein, translating into MRLDKFLKVSRIIKRRTLAKEACDRQQVKINGRVAKAGTEVQPGDILELSFGQRRLKIKITAVQETVPAKQAAGLYTVLEDKRLEDS; encoded by the coding sequence TTGAGACTGGATAAATTTTTAAAAGTTTCCCGGATTATTAAACGGCGTACCCTGGCCAAGGAAGCTTGCGACCGGCAGCAGGTCAAGATCAATGGCCGTGTGGCTAAAGCCGGAACAGAAGTTCAGCCTGGCGATATATTGGAACTTTCCTTCGGACAACGCCGTTTAAAAATTAAAATTACCGCGGTGCAGGAGACTGTACCCGCCAAGCAGGCGGCGGGTTTGTATACAGTTCTGGAAGACAAACGTCTGGAAGACAGTTGA
- a CDS encoding HU family DNA-binding protein, protein MNKAELIANVAEKSELTKKDAEKAVSAVLASIEEALANGDKVQLVGFGTFEIRERAARKGRNPQTGEEINIAAARVPVFKAGKALRETVSS, encoded by the coding sequence ATGAATAAGGCAGAGCTGATTGCCAATGTGGCCGAGAAGTCCGAATTAACCAAAAAGGACGCCGAAAAGGCCGTAAGTGCGGTACTGGCAAGCATTGAGGAGGCACTGGCCAATGGCGACAAGGTCCAGTTGGTTGGTTTCGGTACTTTTGAAATCAGGGAAAGGGCTGCCCGCAAAGGCCGTAACCCGCAAACAGGCGAGGAAATCAATATTGCCGCCGCCCGTGTTCCGGTATTTAAAGCGGGCAAAGCCTTACGGGAAACCGTTTCTTCGTAA